Below is a window of Stappia sp. DNA.
GATCTGAAGGTCAAAAAGGGCTCGATCCACGGCATCGTCGGGGAAAACGGCGCCGGCAAGTCGACGCTGATGTCGATCCTCTATGGCTTCTACCAGGCCGACGCCGGCGAGATCCGCATCGCGGGCAAGCCCGTGTCGATCCCCTCCAGCCAGGCGGCGATTTCCCAGGGCATCGGCATGGTGCATCAGCACTTCATGCTGGTGGAGAACTTCACCGTTCTGGAAAACGTGGTGCTCGGCGCGGAGGGCGGCGCGCTGCTTCGCGGCGGCATCGCGGCGGCGCGCAAGGAACTGAAGCGGCTGGAGACCGACTATGAGCTCAAGGTCGACCCGGACGCGATCACCGGCGACCTGCCGGTCGGCCTGCAGCAGCGGGTGGAGATCCTCAAGGCGCTGTTTCGCGGCGCCGAGGTGCTGATCCTGGACGAGCCGACGGGCGTGCTGACCCCGGCCGAGGCCGATCACCTGTTCCGGATCCTGCGCGTGCTGCGCGACGAGGGCAAGACGGTCCTGCTGATCACCCACAAGCTGCGCGAGATCATGGCGGTGACCGATCAGGTCTCGGTGATGCGCCGCGGCGAGATGGTCGCGACCCGCGACACGGCCAGCACCTCGATGGGGGAACTGGCCGAACTGATGGTCGGCCGCCGCGTGCTCTTGCGCGTCGACAAGACGCCGGCCGTCCCGGCCGGACCCGTTCTCGAGGTCGACGGGCTGACCGTGCGCGACGGGCGCGGTGTCGACGTGGTGAAGGACGTGTCGCTCACCGTGCGGGCCGGCGAGATCGTCGGCATCGCCGGCGTGTCGGGCAACGGCCAGTCGGAACTGCTGGAGGCGATTGCCGGCATTCGCGCGGCCGAGACCGGCACGGTGACGATCGACGGCACGCGGATCGATCTTGCGCGGGCGCGGGTGGATGCCGCCGACATGCGCGCGCACGGTCTGGCGCATGTGCCGGAGGACCGCCACCGCATGGGGCTGGTGACCAAGTTCTCCGAATACGAAAACGCCATCCTCGGCTATCACCGCGACCCGGCCTACGGGCGCGGCGCCTTTCTCGATCTCGACGCGATCCGTGCGACCGCGCGCGCCGAGATCGAGAAATACGACATCCGCCCGCCCGACTGCATGCTGAAGACGGCCGGGTTTTCGGGCGGCAACCAGCAGAAGATCGTGCTGGCGCGCGAGATCGAGCGCGACCCGGCGGTGCTGCTGGTCGGCCAGCCGACGCGCGGCGTCGACATCGGCGCCATCGAGTTCATTCACAAGCGGCTGATCGAATTGCGGGATTCCGGCAAGGGTATCCTGCTCGTCTCGGTCGAACTCGACGAGGTGCGCGCGCTTGCCGACCGCGTGCTTGTGATGTTCGACGGGCGGATCGTCGGCGAACGGGCGCCGGAAGCGGCGGAGAGCGAATTGGGCATGCTGATGGCGGGCGCGACTCAGGAGGCTGCGGAATGAGTGCGGGGCATCTGCCGCGCTGGGCGGATTACGTCCTGATGCCGGTGATCAACGTGACGGCGGCCTTCGTCGTGTCGGGGTTCGTCGTGCTGCTGATCGGCGAAAACCCGATCGAGGCGGTGAAGATCCTGGTCTGGGGCGCGCTCGGCTGGAACGAGGGCATCGGCTTCACGCTGTTCTACGCCACCAATTTCGTCTTCACGGGGCTGGCGGTGGCGGTCGCCTTTCACGCCAGCCTGTTCAACATCGGCGGCGAGGGGCAGGCCTATATCGGCGGGCTCGGCGTCGCCTTCGCCTGTCTGGCGCTCGACCGTTTCGTGCCCTGGTGGGTAACGCTGCCCTTCGCCGTGGCCGGCGCCGCCGCCTTCGGCGCGGCCTGGGCCTTCATCCCGGCGGTGCTGCAGGCCAAGCGCGGCAGCCACGTGGTGATCACCACCATCATGTTCAACTTCATCGCCGCCTCGCTGATGGTCTATCTGCTCGTCAACGTGATGGCGAAGGAAGGCTCGATGCAGCCCGAGACCCGCACCTTCGAGGCGGGCGGGCGGCTGCCGATGCTCGACAGCATCCTGCCGGGGGTGGATTTCGGCTCCGCGCCGGTCAACCTCTCCTTCCTGCTGGCGCTTGCCGCCTGCGCGCTCGTCTGGGTGCTGATCTGGCGCACGAAACTCGGCTATGAGATCCGCACCTTCGGCGCCAACCAGACGGCGGCCGTCTATGCCGGCATCTCGCCGGTGCGGATCACCATCGTCACCATGCTGATTTCCGGCGGGCTCGCCGGGCTGATGGCGGTCAACGAGATCATGGGCTCGCAGCACCGTCTGCTGATCGAATTCGTCTCCGGCTACGGCTTCGTCGGCATCGCGGTGGCGCTGATGGGGCGCGCGCATCCCGTCGGCATCCTGCTCGCCGCGATCCTGTTCGGCATGCTCTACCAGGGCGGCGCGGAACTCGCCTTCGAGATGCCCGCGATCACCCGCGACATGATCGTCGTGATCCAGGCGCTGGTGATCCTCTTCGCCGGCGCGCTGGAGCACATGTTCCGCCCCGCCCTTCTGCGGCTGTTCGGCGTGCTCGCCGCGCCCGCCAGGCGCCCCGCGTGAGGATGGCATGGATAGTTTCAACACCCTGATCCTCATTCTCGACAGCACGGTGCGGCTCTCCACGCCGCTGCTGCTGGCCGCGCTCGCGGGCCTGTTCTCGGAGCGCTCCGGCGTCTTCGACATCGGGCTGGAGGGCAAGATGCTGGGTGCGGCCTTCGCCGCCGGAGCCGCCGCCGCCGTCACCGGCTCCGCCTGGATCGGGCTCGGCGCCGGCATCCTCGTCTCCATCGCGCTCGCGCTGGTGCATGGCTTTGCCTGCATCACCCATCGCGGCAACCAGATCGTGTCGGGCGTGGCGATCAACTTCCTCGCCATCGGCCTGACCGCGCTGCTCGGGCAGGACTGGTTCCGCCAGGGCGGACGCACGCCGCCCGTCACCGGCGAGGCGCGCTTTGCCAATATCGAGCTGCCCTTCGCCGAGGCGGTGGCCGACGTGCCGGTGCTGGGCCTCGTCTATTCGGAGCTTCTGTCGGGGCACAACATCCTCGTCTATGTGGCCTTCGGCGCCGTGCCGCTGTCGTGGTGGGTGCTGTTTCGCACCCGCTTCGGCTTGCGCCTGCGCGCCGTCGGCGAGAACCCGGCGGCGGTGGACACGGCCGGCATCTCGGTGACATGGCTGCGCTACCGCGCGGTGATCTGCACCGGCCTCCTGTGCGGGGCGGCCGGGGCCTATCTGTCGATTGCCCAGTCGGCGGGCTTCATCAAGGACATGACGGCGGGCAAGGGCTTCATCGCGCTGGCCGCGCTGATCTTCGCCAAGTGGAAGCCGGTGCCGGTGATGTTCGCCTGCCTGCTGTTCGGTTTCCTCGATGCCGCGGCGATCCGCCTTCAGGGGCAGGAGGTTCCCGGCATCGGCGAGGTGCCGGTGCAGGCGATCCAGGCGCTGCCCTACATCCTGACCGTGGTGCTGCTCGCCGGCTTCATCGGCCGCGCCGTCCCGCCCAGGGCCGGCGGCACGGCCTATGTGAAGGAACGCTCGTGATGAGCCGGTTCGACGAGCTCTTCGCCGCCGCCCGGGTCGCGCGGGAGAACGCCCATGCGCTCTATTCCGGCTTCGCCGTCGGCGCGGCGGTGCTGACCCGAGACGGGCGGATCTTCGCCGGCTGCAACGTGGAAAACGCCAGCTATCCCGAAGGCTGGTGCGCGGAAACCTCGGCGCTCGGCGCCATGGTCACGGCCGGCGCGCGCGATGTGGTCGAGGTGGCCGTCGTCGCCGATGCCGCCCTTTGCACGCCCTGCGGCGGCTGCCGGCAGCGGCTGGCCGAATTCGCCGGCGACGCGACCCCGGTCCACATCTGCGACACCGCCGGCCTGCGCCGCAGCTTCACGCTCGCCGACCTGTTGCCGGCGAAATTCCAACTGCACGACCGACAGGATGGCGACCGATGAGCGGCTATGGACCCGAATGCGCCGAACAGGTGCGCGCCGCGCGCCCCGGCACCTACAGGCTCGGGCTGGTGCTCGGCTCCGGCCTCGGCGCGCTGGGCGCGGAAATCGAGGACGCGGTGCGGCTGCCCTACACGCATCTGCCGGGCTTCCCGGTGTCCTCCGTGTCCTCCCATGGCAGCGAGCTGATCGCCGGCACGCTGGAGGGCCTGCCCGTCGTGGTGCTGTCGGGGCGGGCGCATTATTACGAGCGCGGCCAGGCGGACGTGATGCGCACGCCGATGGAGACGCTGAAGGCGCTCGGCTGCGACGCCGTGCTTCTGACCAATGCCGCCGGATCGCTGCGCGAGGATCTGGTGCCGGGGTCGCCGATGCTGATCACCGATCACATCAACTGGTCGGGCATGAACCCGCTGATCGGCGAGGAGGACGAGGCGCGCTTTCTCGACATG
It encodes the following:
- a CDS encoding ABC transporter ATP-binding protein; translated protein: MSAPLAIELAGIDKRFGAVHANKAIDLKVKKGSIHGIVGENGAGKSTLMSILYGFYQADAGEIRIAGKPVSIPSSQAAISQGIGMVHQHFMLVENFTVLENVVLGAEGGALLRGGIAAARKELKRLETDYELKVDPDAITGDLPVGLQQRVEILKALFRGAEVLILDEPTGVLTPAEADHLFRILRVLRDEGKTVLLITHKLREIMAVTDQVSVMRRGEMVATRDTASTSMGELAELMVGRRVLLRVDKTPAVPAGPVLEVDGLTVRDGRGVDVVKDVSLTVRAGEIVGIAGVSGNGQSELLEAIAGIRAAETGTVTIDGTRIDLARARVDAADMRAHGLAHVPEDRHRMGLVTKFSEYENAILGYHRDPAYGRGAFLDLDAIRATARAEIEKYDIRPPDCMLKTAGFSGGNQQKIVLAREIERDPAVLLVGQPTRGVDIGAIEFIHKRLIELRDSGKGILLVSVELDEVRALADRVLVMFDGRIVGERAPEAAESELGMLMAGATQEAAE
- a CDS encoding ABC transporter permease, translated to MSAGHLPRWADYVLMPVINVTAAFVVSGFVVLLIGENPIEAVKILVWGALGWNEGIGFTLFYATNFVFTGLAVAVAFHASLFNIGGEGQAYIGGLGVAFACLALDRFVPWWVTLPFAVAGAAAFGAAWAFIPAVLQAKRGSHVVITTIMFNFIAASLMVYLLVNVMAKEGSMQPETRTFEAGGRLPMLDSILPGVDFGSAPVNLSFLLALAACALVWVLIWRTKLGYEIRTFGANQTAAVYAGISPVRITIVTMLISGGLAGLMAVNEIMGSQHRLLIEFVSGYGFVGIAVALMGRAHPVGILLAAILFGMLYQGGAELAFEMPAITRDMIVVIQALVILFAGALEHMFRPALLRLFGVLAAPARRPA
- a CDS encoding ABC transporter permease, encoding MDSFNTLILILDSTVRLSTPLLLAALAGLFSERSGVFDIGLEGKMLGAAFAAGAAAAVTGSAWIGLGAGILVSIALALVHGFACITHRGNQIVSGVAINFLAIGLTALLGQDWFRQGGRTPPVTGEARFANIELPFAEAVADVPVLGLVYSELLSGHNILVYVAFGAVPLSWWVLFRTRFGLRLRAVGENPAAVDTAGISVTWLRYRAVICTGLLCGAAGAYLSIAQSAGFIKDMTAGKGFIALAALIFAKWKPVPVMFACLLFGFLDAAAIRLQGQEVPGIGEVPVQAIQALPYILTVVLLAGFIGRAVPPRAGGTAYVKERS
- the cdd gene encoding cytidine deaminase → MSRFDELFAAARVARENAHALYSGFAVGAAVLTRDGRIFAGCNVENASYPEGWCAETSALGAMVTAGARDVVEVAVVADAALCTPCGGCRQRLAEFAGDATPVHICDTAGLRRSFTLADLLPAKFQLHDRQDGDR
- a CDS encoding purine-nucleoside phosphorylase, producing MSGYGPECAEQVRAARPGTYRLGLVLGSGLGALGAEIEDAVRLPYTHLPGFPVSSVSSHGSELIAGTLEGLPVVVLSGRAHYYERGQADVMRTPMETLKALGCDAVLLTNAAGSLREDLVPGSPMLITDHINWSGMNPLIGEEDEARFLDMSAAYDPDLRARLVDAARAAGLRLGEGVYMWFSGPSFETPAEIRMARTLGADAVGMSTVPEVILARFLGLRVAAISTITNYGAGLQAHALSHDETKATALTAVDGLKTLIRRFVKDLAND